The Opitutales bacterium DNA window CTCCATAGTAGCTATGAAGTCTGGTAATGCGGATGAAGCCAAGGGAGGCAGGAAGGATGAGATCAGCGAATCCGTATTGAACCAAACGATCTGGAATCGATTGGTCCTGATGGATCTAGAACCCCAGAGGTCTAAGCGCCCGTTTGATGCGCGAGGGCTTGATCTGTGCGTGCCGCCTCCTCGCGAGGTAGGTTTTGTGATGTAGTCTTGGCAGAGCCAAACCGAGGCAACGCATCTTCGTTGTGAAGTAACCATCCAGCTTGAGAGCCGGATGCGGGAGACCCGCACGTCCGGTTCGGAGGGAGAGGTGGGGTTAATAGCCCCATCCCTACCCCTATCAAAAAAGGCAGTTGGGGACATGTCCCCGCTGTTTCAATTAGGCCCCATTGGCTTCGTTGTCGCTTTCGTGATCGTTGTCGATCTGTTCGGAATAATCCGAGGGGTTCGTTTGATCCGCAAATAAACGCGAATAGACGCTAATTTCCGGAACCGGGAAGGCTGCACTGTTTCTCATACAGGTATTTCAATGCCGAGCTGGAGCTAGGCGTCCCAGGAGCTGGTTTTTGTCTGACACATCGTTGTCGTGTCCGTGATCGTATTCGGGATTCGAGCTACCCTGTGGCAATCCCTCACGGGATTACCCTACAAAACATGAGTATGCCCGGCATTTCTCCTTTCTATAACCATTCGATGGGTAACGCTTTCCCGCGTATGTCCACTGCCCATTCGCCAGATTTGCCTCGGAATGGAACGAGTGCGCTTCCGATGCCGCGTTGTCTGGTAGGTGAGAGGGATCCGGACAGTACCGTTCCGACCGATGTGCCGTCGCGGATGACATGGGCTCCCTGGCGAGCAATGCGTCGGTCTGCTGTTTGGAACAGGCGCGTTATCTTACGATCTGGCGCTGACAGACGCTCGTTGAGCGCGTCTTTTCCAATGAAATCGGATTTGGTAAAATCGACAGTCCACTTCATGCGGGCTTCGAGGGGTCCGAGTTCTTCGCTCAGCTCGTGGCCGTAAAGAGGGAGTCCTGCTTCGAGACGCAGTGAATCGCGCGCCCCGAGGCCGCACCAAGCTTCCGATCCGAACTGCGTTTCGAGCATTGTGGTAAAATCGAGCAGAGCCTCAGAGCGAATCAGGCACTCCACGCCGTCCTCGCCGGTGTAGCCGGTCCGGCAGACGCGGACAGGTGTGTCTCCCCAGGTGGTGTCAAGGTGTCCAAAACGTACTTCTGGAACATGCCAGCCGGCGTGTTTTATTTGTTCGATCGCTTGTGGCCCCTGAATGGCCAAGAGTCCCCAAGCTGTGGACTCGTCTTCTATTTCTACATCAAATTTTGCGGCGTGCTCCTGTATCCATTTCAG harbors:
- the gcvT gene encoding glycine cleavage system aminomethyltransferase GcvT: MENLKETPLAPLHLERGARMVPFAGWSMPVQYSSILEEHRRVRQSVGLFDVSHMGQIRVSGNDAGAFLDYLLVSKLSNFQPDQAAYSILCNSSGGAVDDLIIYCISDKQYLLIVNASNAEKDLKWIQEHAAKFDVEIEDESTAWGLLAIQGPQAIEQIKHAGWHVPEVRFGHLDTTWGDTPVRVCRTGYTGEDGVECLIRSEALLDFTTMLETQFGSEAWCGLGARDSLRLEAGLPLYGHELSEELGPLEARMKWTVDFTKSDFIGKDALNERLSAPDRKITRLFQTADRRIARQGAHVIRDGTSVGTVLSGSLSPTRQRGIGSALVPFRGKSGEWAVDIRGKALPIEWL